A part of Bubalus bubalis isolate 160015118507 breed Murrah chromosome 6, NDDB_SH_1, whole genome shotgun sequence genomic DNA contains:
- the ZMYM1 gene encoding zinc finger MYM-type protein 1 isoform X7 — protein sequence MFLCLEFICYASSAELPGRLKRLKQERFSVDILNLKDVISIQLEDTTTSKTFCSQSCLSSYEEKRKPVVTICTHSVSAKCSMCQTTTAIQYEVKYQSVKHSLCCNACFSKFHSANNLIMNCCENCGAYCSTSSSMFHVLQMEGRSHYFNRSKSITAHKQKPAKSLPPVLCKSLKPTDEMIETTSDLGKTELFCSINCFCAYSKAKMESSTVNVSVVRDASTNLPSPKKDATPVISNIVSLADTRDALPIVNSDVLQGTVSSVTASVIEDISPSESSNSVQQPSLSPPSSVVSQHTVALNTEEQKDHMLNQNATNNMKSMKKSDRLRHPKFTSKIQTVKGKSRSIKKSYFQRLENSIKKDVIFCYSCQLFCQKKFNYGRESLRAQGISHWKKTMEKFRKHEKSEMHLKSLQFWREYQFCDEAVNDTLSNQSKQIEGNKKYLKLIIENTLFLGKQCLFLKGSDESISSVNKGNFLELLEIRAKDKGEEIFRLMNSQVDFYNSTQIQNDIIEIIKTEILQDIVNEINVSSAFSVICDETTDGATQGQFSVCVRYPQKTSKAVLIKERFLGFIDVEEMTGTSLHRSIKAYLQQIGVDLNKIRGQAYDSTSNWKGKFKKIAAEFKKEEPRALYLHCYTHCLDLAVIRFCKEVKELRSALNTLSSLFNTIHGEMSVNFQNIYKLSQSKTCKKHISQPCWTVHDNTLLSVIEGLPEIIETLEVLSNHSSNTSLADELSDLLALVSKFEFIFCLKFLYRILSVTGILSKEFQSETIDIFSLSSKIEAILECLSFERNDTYFKTIWDGAEEICQKITCKGFEVERPSFQKRRKIQKTIDPGNSDSMFFPTSTEEQYKVNIYYQGLDTVLQNLKLCFLEFDYCKMKQISELLLKWNEPLNEATAKDIQEFYKFDADIIPELRFYRHYAKLNFVLEYDFINFSNLGHLFIQHGLHNNIPCISKLLYIALSWPVTSASVENSFSTLSRLKTYLCRTRGQEKLSGLALMAVEQELVDKLMEPERLNGIVEKFILQVKEI from the exons agacATTTTAAATCTAAAGGATGTGATCAGTATTCAGCTGGAAGATACTACCACTAGCAAAACTTTTTGCAGTCAGTCTTGTCTTTCAtcatatgaagaaaaaagaaagccagtTGTTACCATCTGTACTCATAGTGTTTCAGCCAAGTGCAGCATGTGTCAGACGACCACTGCT atTCAGTACGAAGTAAAATACCAGAGTGTGAAACATAGTCTTTGCTGTAATGcctgtttttcaaaatttcactCCGCTAACAACCTCATCATGAACTGTTGTGAGAATTGTGGAGCTTACTGTTCCACTAGCTCTAGCATGTTTCATGTACTTCAGATGGAAGGACGGTCCCATTACTTTAATCGTTCAAAGAGTATTACAGCACACAAGCAG AAGCCAGCCAAATCACTACCACCTGTTCTTTGCAAATCATTGAAGCCCACAGATGAAATGATTGAGACTACTAGTGACTTGGGGAAGACAGAGCTTTTCTGCTCTATTAATTGTTTCTGTGCTTACAGTAAAGCTAAGATGGAGTCTTCTACAG taaaTGTTTCAGTGGTACGTGATGCTTCAACGAATctcccttctccaaagaaagaTGCAACTCCAGTTATAAGCAATATAGTGTCATTGGCAGATACTCGTGATGCCCTGCCCATTGTGAACTCTGATGTATTACAAG GTACAGTTTCTTCAGTAACAGCAAGTGTCATTGAGgat ATTTCACCCAGTGAATCAAGTAATAGTGTGCAACAGCCAAGCCTTTCACCACCGTCATCTGTAGTCAGTCAGCATACGGTTGCCTTAAATACAGAAGAACAAAAAGATCATATGTTAAACCAAAATGCTACAAACAATATGAAATCCATGAAAAAAAGTGACAGACTACGTCACCCAAAATTTACATCCAAAATACAAACAGTTAAAGGTAAATCACGAAgtattaaaaaatcttattttcaacGATTAGAAAACAGTATTAAAAAGGATGTAATATTCTGTTATTCATGCCAGTTGTTCTGCCAGAAAAAATTTAACTATGGAAGAGAGTCACTTAGAGCGCAAGGAATTTCCCATTGgaaaaaaactatggaaaaattCAGAAAGCATGAGAAAAGTGAAATGCATTTGAAGTCATTGCAGTTTTGGAGAGAATACCAATTTTGTGATGAAGCTGTTAATGACACTTTATCTAATCAGTCAAAACAgattgaaggaaataaaaagtaccTAAAGCTTATAAttgaaaatactttatttcttggAAAGCAATGTTTATTCTTAAAAGGAAGTGACGAGTCTATTTCATCTGTGAATAAAGGCAATTTTTTAGAATTGTTAGAAATCCGAGCAAAAGATAAAGGAGAAGAAATATTTCGACTTATGAATTCACAAGTTGACTTCTATAATAGTACACAGATTCAAAATGatattattgaaataataaaGACTGAAATATTGCAAGATATTGTAAATGAGATCAATGTCTCCTCAGCTTTTTCAGTAATATGTGATGAGACCACTGATGGTGCCACTCAAGGACAGTTCTCAGTTTGTGTGAGATACCCACAGAAGACATCAAAGGCTGTGTTAATTAAAGAAAGATTTTTGGGTTTCATAGATGTTGAAGAGATGACTGGGACCAGCTTACACAGGAGTATCAAAGCTTACCTGCAGCAAATTGGAGTTGATTTGAATAAAATACGAGGCCAGGCCTATGATAGCACCAGTAATTGgaagggaaaatttaaaaaaattgcagcAGAATTTAAGAAGGAAGAGCCAAGAGCTTTATACCTGCATTGTTACACACATTGTTTGGATTTAGCAGTGATTAGGTTTTGTAAGGAAGTAAAAGAGCTCCGAAGTGCTCTAAATACTCTCAGTTCTTTGTTCAACACTATTCATGGGGAAATGTCGgtaaattttcaaaacatttataaGCTGAGTCAAAGCAAAACGTGCAAGAAACACATATCACAACCATGTTGGACAGTCCATGATAATACATTACTGTCTGTGATTGAGGGACTTCCAGAAATCATTGAAACGCTGGAAGTTCTATCAAACCATTCTTCAAACACAAGTTTAGCTGATGAATTGAGTGATTTGTTGGCATTGGTTTCtaaatttgaatttatctttTGTTTGAAATTTCTTTATCGAATACTAAGTGTTACAGGAATTCTTTCCAAAGAGTTTCAAAGTGAAACAATAgacattttttctttgtcttcaaaaATAGAAGCAATTTTGGAGTGTTTATCATTTGAAAGAAATGATACTTATTTCAAAACTATCTGGGATGGAGCAGAGGAAATATGTCAAAAAATAACCTGTAAAGGTTTTGAAGTTGAAAGACCTTcatttcaaaaaagaagaaaaattcagaaaactatagATCCTGGCAATTCAGACAGTATGTTTTTTCCTACCTcaacagaagaacaatacaaagttaatatttattaCCAAGGCTTGGATACTGTAttgcaaaatttaaaattgtgttttttagAGTTTGATTATTGTAAAATGAAGCAAATTTCAGAATTGTTACTTAAATGGAATGAACCCTTAAATGAAGCAACAGCCAAAGATATCcaagaattttataaatttgatGCAGACATCATCCCAGAACTTAGATTTTATCGGCACTATGCAAAGCTCAACTTTGTCCTGGAATATGATTTTATCAACTTCAGCAATCTtggccatttatttattcagcatgGTCTTCACAATAATATTCCTTGCATATCAAAGCTATTATATATTGCTTTGTCTTGGCCAGTTACTTCAGCAAGTGTTGAAAACTCATTTTCTACACTGTCTCGtcttaaaacatatttatgtCGTACCAGGGGACAAGAAAAGCTTAGTGGCTTAGCCCTAATGGCAGTTGAGCAGGAATTGGTAGATAAACTGATGGAACCTGAAAGGCTCAATGGAATTGTGGAAAAGTTTATCCTTCAGGTGAAAGAAATATAG
- the ZMYM1 gene encoding zinc finger MYM-type protein 1 isoform X9, which produces MIETTSDLGKTELFCSINCFCAYSKAKMESSTVNVSVVRDASTNLPSPKKDATPVISNIVSLADTRDALPIVNSDVLQGTVSSVTASVIEDISPSESSNSVQQPSLSPPSSVVSQHTVALNTEEQKDHMLNQNATNNMKSMKKSDRLRHPKFTSKIQTVKGKSRSIKKSYFQRLENSIKKDVIFCYSCQLFCQKKFNYGRESLRAQGISHWKKTMEKFRKHEKSEMHLKSLQFWREYQFCDEAVNDTLSNQSKQIEGNKKYLKLIIENTLFLGKQCLFLKGSDESISSVNKGNFLELLEIRAKDKGEEIFRLMNSQVDFYNSTQIQNDIIEIIKTEILQDIVNEINVSSAFSVICDETTDGATQGQFSVCVRYPQKTSKAVLIKERFLGFIDVEEMTGTSLHRSIKAYLQQIGVDLNKIRGQAYDSTSNWKGKFKKIAAEFKKEEPRALYLHCYTHCLDLAVIRFCKEVKELRSALNTLSSLFNTIHGEMSVNFQNIYKLSQSKTCKKHISQPCWTVHDNTLLSVIEGLPEIIETLEVLSNHSSNTSLADELSDLLALVSKFEFIFCLKFLYRILSVTGILSKEFQSETIDIFSLSSKIEAILECLSFERNDTYFKTIWDGAEEICQKITCKGFEVERPSFQKRRKIQKTIDPGNSDSMFFPTSTEEQYKVNIYYQGLDTVLQNLKLCFLEFDYCKMKQISELLLKWNEPLNEATAKDIQEFYKFDADIIPELRFYRHYAKLNFVLEYDFINFSNLGHLFIQHGLHNNIPCISKLLYIALSWPVTSASVENSFSTLSRLKTYLCRTRGQEKLSGLALMAVEQELVDKLMEPERLNGIVEKFILQVKEI; this is translated from the exons ATGATTGAGACTACTAGTGACTTGGGGAAGACAGAGCTTTTCTGCTCTATTAATTGTTTCTGTGCTTACAGTAAAGCTAAGATGGAGTCTTCTACAG taaaTGTTTCAGTGGTACGTGATGCTTCAACGAATctcccttctccaaagaaagaTGCAACTCCAGTTATAAGCAATATAGTGTCATTGGCAGATACTCGTGATGCCCTGCCCATTGTGAACTCTGATGTATTACAAG GTACAGTTTCTTCAGTAACAGCAAGTGTCATTGAGgat ATTTCACCCAGTGAATCAAGTAATAGTGTGCAACAGCCAAGCCTTTCACCACCGTCATCTGTAGTCAGTCAGCATACGGTTGCCTTAAATACAGAAGAACAAAAAGATCATATGTTAAACCAAAATGCTACAAACAATATGAAATCCATGAAAAAAAGTGACAGACTACGTCACCCAAAATTTACATCCAAAATACAAACAGTTAAAGGTAAATCACGAAgtattaaaaaatcttattttcaacGATTAGAAAACAGTATTAAAAAGGATGTAATATTCTGTTATTCATGCCAGTTGTTCTGCCAGAAAAAATTTAACTATGGAAGAGAGTCACTTAGAGCGCAAGGAATTTCCCATTGgaaaaaaactatggaaaaattCAGAAAGCATGAGAAAAGTGAAATGCATTTGAAGTCATTGCAGTTTTGGAGAGAATACCAATTTTGTGATGAAGCTGTTAATGACACTTTATCTAATCAGTCAAAACAgattgaaggaaataaaaagtaccTAAAGCTTATAAttgaaaatactttatttcttggAAAGCAATGTTTATTCTTAAAAGGAAGTGACGAGTCTATTTCATCTGTGAATAAAGGCAATTTTTTAGAATTGTTAGAAATCCGAGCAAAAGATAAAGGAGAAGAAATATTTCGACTTATGAATTCACAAGTTGACTTCTATAATAGTACACAGATTCAAAATGatattattgaaataataaaGACTGAAATATTGCAAGATATTGTAAATGAGATCAATGTCTCCTCAGCTTTTTCAGTAATATGTGATGAGACCACTGATGGTGCCACTCAAGGACAGTTCTCAGTTTGTGTGAGATACCCACAGAAGACATCAAAGGCTGTGTTAATTAAAGAAAGATTTTTGGGTTTCATAGATGTTGAAGAGATGACTGGGACCAGCTTACACAGGAGTATCAAAGCTTACCTGCAGCAAATTGGAGTTGATTTGAATAAAATACGAGGCCAGGCCTATGATAGCACCAGTAATTGgaagggaaaatttaaaaaaattgcagcAGAATTTAAGAAGGAAGAGCCAAGAGCTTTATACCTGCATTGTTACACACATTGTTTGGATTTAGCAGTGATTAGGTTTTGTAAGGAAGTAAAAGAGCTCCGAAGTGCTCTAAATACTCTCAGTTCTTTGTTCAACACTATTCATGGGGAAATGTCGgtaaattttcaaaacatttataaGCTGAGTCAAAGCAAAACGTGCAAGAAACACATATCACAACCATGTTGGACAGTCCATGATAATACATTACTGTCTGTGATTGAGGGACTTCCAGAAATCATTGAAACGCTGGAAGTTCTATCAAACCATTCTTCAAACACAAGTTTAGCTGATGAATTGAGTGATTTGTTGGCATTGGTTTCtaaatttgaatttatctttTGTTTGAAATTTCTTTATCGAATACTAAGTGTTACAGGAATTCTTTCCAAAGAGTTTCAAAGTGAAACAATAgacattttttctttgtcttcaaaaATAGAAGCAATTTTGGAGTGTTTATCATTTGAAAGAAATGATACTTATTTCAAAACTATCTGGGATGGAGCAGAGGAAATATGTCAAAAAATAACCTGTAAAGGTTTTGAAGTTGAAAGACCTTcatttcaaaaaagaagaaaaattcagaaaactatagATCCTGGCAATTCAGACAGTATGTTTTTTCCTACCTcaacagaagaacaatacaaagttaatatttattaCCAAGGCTTGGATACTGTAttgcaaaatttaaaattgtgttttttagAGTTTGATTATTGTAAAATGAAGCAAATTTCAGAATTGTTACTTAAATGGAATGAACCCTTAAATGAAGCAACAGCCAAAGATATCcaagaattttataaatttgatGCAGACATCATCCCAGAACTTAGATTTTATCGGCACTATGCAAAGCTCAACTTTGTCCTGGAATATGATTTTATCAACTTCAGCAATCTtggccatttatttattcagcatgGTCTTCACAATAATATTCCTTGCATATCAAAGCTATTATATATTGCTTTGTCTTGGCCAGTTACTTCAGCAAGTGTTGAAAACTCATTTTCTACACTGTCTCGtcttaaaacatatttatgtCGTACCAGGGGACAAGAAAAGCTTAGTGGCTTAGCCCTAATGGCAGTTGAGCAGGAATTGGTAGATAAACTGATGGAACCTGAAAGGCTCAATGGAATTGTGGAAAAGTTTATCCTTCAGGTGAAAGAAATATAG